The following proteins are co-located in the Imtechella halotolerans genome:
- a CDS encoding tetratricopeptide repeat-containing sensor histidine kinase, which translates to MKVIIAFCLILFSTLPLQGQGYQDLLMGTHKELVLKGLTCWSEGGDNCIDYITQAYKTAKNSKVHYMGCIEVELGKSYAYLSEFDSAQHYLALAENSLKKMDYSDVRVKDLDAEIQNSKAMNFYYVGKIDSAIVYLKKNIEIIDQIGNKKSSAFAKINLGSIYSSISDFSSSARYYLKAYQELADLKTLDDRRVAVLAGNLAKVYYELEKRDSSIHWAKRAMQLGKQTNNVTAQFFGNYLMGVNLSRTQVDSSLVYLEQAYHFAKQSGRPSYLGMYYIIKGIVLGEMKRYVEAEENLLNGVELLKEQPEDEDYISAIYNLGLIANKSGNYAVSSHYLKEYVLISDSLNVAKNQELIHEFQTKYETKQKENRLAAQELKIQKQQSNLFLAILGGSLLASILGGIYLYNRKSHSLKLKQLQQEKENAILNAFIRGEERERNRISHDLHDGVAAMIGAAKMTLESIPHLSEDKQMEQLSKVKSILENTHADVRHIAHNLLPTVLEKEGLIKATEQFASEVNETGLVRILVKDKGSNAHEISSQFQLMLFRIIQELVNNIIKHSQAQNAMITFGRNKKGLMIEVVDDGIGYNGDINTGNQGLYGISQRLKSIGGDFKIISKREKGTQAMVEVQVP; encoded by the coding sequence CACTTCAAGGACAGGGGTATCAGGACCTACTTATGGGTACTCACAAAGAATTGGTGTTAAAAGGCCTTACATGTTGGTCAGAAGGGGGCGATAATTGTATAGATTACATTACACAAGCCTATAAAACCGCCAAGAATTCGAAGGTTCATTATATGGGTTGTATTGAGGTGGAATTAGGGAAGTCCTATGCCTATTTAAGTGAGTTTGATTCGGCCCAACATTATCTTGCGTTGGCAGAAAATTCATTAAAAAAAATGGATTATTCAGATGTTCGAGTGAAAGATCTTGATGCTGAAATTCAAAATAGCAAGGCAATGAATTTTTATTACGTGGGTAAAATTGATTCCGCTATTGTGTATCTCAAAAAGAATATTGAAATCATAGATCAAATAGGAAATAAAAAATCTTCGGCCTTTGCAAAAATTAATCTTGGAAGTATTTATAGCTCAATTAGTGATTTCTCCTCATCCGCAAGGTATTATTTGAAGGCATACCAGGAGCTTGCGGATCTTAAAACTCTTGACGATAGACGGGTTGCCGTATTAGCTGGTAATTTAGCCAAGGTATATTATGAACTTGAAAAGCGTGATTCCTCTATTCATTGGGCAAAAAGGGCAATGCAATTAGGAAAACAAACGAATAATGTAACGGCTCAATTTTTTGGAAATTATTTAATGGGGGTTAACCTATCCAGAACTCAAGTAGATTCCTCACTTGTATATTTAGAGCAGGCTTACCATTTTGCTAAACAAAGTGGTAGACCCTCCTATTTGGGGATGTATTATATTATCAAAGGGATTGTCTTAGGTGAAATGAAAAGATATGTAGAGGCAGAAGAAAACCTATTGAATGGTGTTGAACTATTAAAGGAACAGCCGGAAGATGAAGATTATATAAGCGCAATTTACAATTTAGGATTAATAGCAAATAAGAGCGGTAATTATGCGGTTTCATCCCATTATCTTAAAGAATATGTCTTGATTAGTGATTCATTAAATGTGGCAAAAAATCAGGAGCTAATTCATGAGTTTCAAACAAAATATGAAACAAAGCAGAAAGAAAATCGGTTGGCGGCTCAGGAATTAAAAATTCAGAAGCAACAATCAAATCTGTTTCTGGCTATTTTAGGAGGTAGTTTACTAGCATCAATTTTGGGAGGGATTTATCTCTATAATCGAAAGTCTCATTCACTCAAGCTAAAACAATTACAACAAGAAAAAGAGAATGCTATATTGAATGCATTTATACGTGGAGAAGAGCGGGAAAGAAATCGTATTTCTCATGATTTACATGATGGAGTAGCTGCCATGATAGGTGCCGCAAAAATGACCTTGGAATCGATTCCTCATTTATCGGAAGATAAACAAATGGAACAATTATCAAAGGTAAAGTCAATATTGGAAAACACGCATGCCGATGTAAGACATATAGCCCATAACCTTCTTCCAACAGTTCTAGAAAAGGAGGGATTAATAAAGGCTACCGAGCAATTTGCATCGGAAGTAAATGAAACAGGGCTAGTTAGAATATTAGTTAAAGATAAGGGAAGTAATGCGCATGAAATTTCTAGTCAGTTTCAATTAATGCTCTTTAGAATTATTCAGGAATTGGTCAATAATATTATTAAACATTCACAAGCCCAGAACGCAATGATAACATTTGGTCGGAATAAAAAAGGATTGATGATTGAAGTGGTAGATGATGGAATTGGATATAATGGGGATATCAATACAGGAAATCAAGGACTTTATGGCATATCGCAACGATTAAAATCAATTGGAGGAGATTTTAAAATTATAAGTAAGCGTGAAAAAGGAACACAAGCCATGGTTGAGGTGCAAGTACCATAA
- a CDS encoding SulP family inorganic anion transporter: MKQYIRLFDFSQKVNYKTEILSGLTVAIALVPEAVAFALIAGLSPLVGLYAAFVMGLVTSVLGGRPGMISGATGAVAIVIVSLVKSHGVEYIFATVILAGIIQISAGALRLGKLMRLVPLPVVYGFVNGLAIIIFMAQLDQFKDTSGNWLTGSTLYIILGLVVLTMLIIWGLPKITKAIPASLVAILVVFALVLIFGIDTKTVGDIASIQGGFPPFHIPEIPFTWETLTIILPYAAMVASVGLIESLLTLELIDEITETRGRTNKEAVAQGIANITSGFFSGMGGCAMIGQSLINISNGARARLSGIVASVGLLMFIMFGASLVERLPMAALTGLMIMVSIGTFEWVSVKILNKYPISDIIIMGVVMLITLLFDDLALAVLVGVVIAALVFAWDSAKRIRARKHLDEKGVKHYEIYGPLFFGSIKMFNEKFDIAEDPKEIIIDFKESRIVDMSAIEAVNKLTERYHKVGKKVYITNVSGASHKLLIKADKMINIHLLPSKEY; the protein is encoded by the coding sequence ATGAAACAATACATCCGATTATTTGATTTTTCTCAAAAAGTAAATTACAAAACCGAAATACTATCAGGATTAACCGTAGCCATTGCTTTGGTACCTGAAGCTGTTGCCTTTGCTTTAATAGCAGGATTATCCCCACTGGTGGGTCTCTATGCTGCTTTTGTCATGGGGCTGGTAACTTCTGTTTTAGGTGGAAGACCGGGAATGATTTCAGGAGCCACAGGAGCTGTAGCCATTGTAATAGTTTCATTAGTAAAATCCCATGGAGTAGAATACATCTTTGCTACAGTCATTCTTGCTGGAATTATTCAAATATCGGCTGGTGCACTGAGGCTTGGAAAATTAATGAGACTTGTTCCTTTACCTGTAGTTTACGGATTTGTAAATGGATTGGCAATAATAATATTCATGGCTCAGCTTGATCAATTTAAGGACACCTCTGGTAATTGGCTAACAGGCAGCACACTATATATCATTTTAGGATTAGTAGTACTTACTATGTTAATTATTTGGGGACTACCAAAAATTACCAAAGCTATTCCGGCTTCCCTGGTGGCCATACTAGTAGTGTTTGCTCTGGTGCTTATCTTTGGAATTGACACAAAAACAGTGGGAGATATTGCCTCTATTCAAGGAGGTTTTCCACCATTTCATATACCCGAAATTCCCTTTACATGGGAAACTCTCACTATCATCCTACCATACGCAGCTATGGTGGCCAGTGTAGGACTCATTGAAAGTCTGTTAACACTCGAACTTATAGATGAAATAACAGAAACCAGAGGAAGAACAAATAAAGAAGCCGTAGCCCAGGGAATTGCAAATATTACATCAGGATTTTTTTCAGGAATGGGAGGTTGTGCCATGATTGGACAGAGCCTTATAAATATCTCTAATGGAGCTCGTGCTCGTCTTTCAGGAATCGTAGCCTCTGTTGGTCTTCTCATGTTTATCATGTTTGGAGCATCTTTGGTAGAACGGCTACCTATGGCTGCACTAACAGGGCTTATGATCATGGTATCTATAGGAACATTTGAATGGGTTAGTGTAAAGATCCTTAACAAATACCCTATCTCCGATATTATAATCATGGGAGTTGTAATGCTTATAACCTTATTATTTGACGATTTAGCATTGGCAGTACTAGTAGGTGTAGTCATTGCTGCGCTGGTATTTGCATGGGATAGTGCAAAACGAATTAGAGCTAGAAAACACTTAGATGAAAAGGGTGTGAAACACTATGAAATATATGGACCACTATTTTTCGGATCCATCAAAATGTTTAATGAAAAGTTTGATATTGCAGAGGATCCTAAAGAAATTATAATCGATTTTAAGGAAAGTCGCATTGTAGATATGTCTGCTATCGAAGCGGTAAATAAACTTACAGAACGTTACCATAAAGTGGGCAAGAAAGTATATATCACCAATGTATCAGGAGCAAGTCACAAACTCCTTATAAAAGCGGACAAGATGATAAATATTCACCTTTTACCTTCAAAGGAATACTAG
- a CDS encoding metal-dependent hydrolase, with translation MDSLTQIVLGAAVGEVALGKKVGNKAMLYGAIAGTIPDLDVYIGKLFDTVTALEVHRGFTHSIVFALIFGGLFGWLISLYEKQASCWQWSKLMFLGFLTHALLDVHTTWGTQLFWPFDVRLAFKSIFVIDPLYTLPFMIFLIMAMLKPKGSDKRRKYNALGLIVSSSYLVVTLVIKLGAYLAFTHALDAQRIAYIDIDTKPTAFNTMLWSANVDTEDAYYIGYYSFLDTQPITFYRYPKNHELLESYKDDRSVNRLIAITQGWYTVSKVEETLFINDLRFGLLSVTPGFQQFAFSYKLLDVGGSVQIEEVPKSREDAQRLFKALWQRIQGN, from the coding sequence ATGGATTCGCTTACTCAAATTGTTTTAGGAGCTGCCGTTGGGGAGGTAGCTTTGGGGAAAAAGGTTGGAAATAAGGCCATGTTGTATGGGGCAATAGCTGGAACTATCCCAGACCTTGATGTCTATATTGGGAAACTATTTGATACTGTTACTGCATTAGAAGTACATCGTGGATTTACACATTCTATAGTTTTTGCCCTAATTTTTGGAGGTTTGTTTGGATGGCTTATTTCATTATATGAAAAACAGGCCAGCTGTTGGCAATGGTCAAAACTTATGTTTCTTGGTTTTTTAACACATGCACTTCTTGACGTTCACACCACATGGGGAACACAACTATTCTGGCCATTTGATGTGAGATTGGCCTTTAAGAGCATTTTTGTGATTGATCCACTTTACACTTTGCCATTTATGATATTTCTGATCATGGCTATGCTCAAACCCAAAGGATCCGATAAGAGGAGGAAATATAATGCATTGGGACTCATTGTAAGTAGTTCCTACTTAGTGGTGACATTAGTAATAAAATTAGGAGCCTATTTAGCATTTACCCATGCTTTAGATGCACAACGGATTGCTTATATAGATATTGATACCAAACCTACAGCATTTAATACCATGCTTTGGTCAGCCAATGTGGATACGGAAGATGCGTATTATATAGGGTATTACTCATTTCTGGACACGCAACCTATTACATTTTATAGATATCCTAAAAATCACGAATTGTTGGAATCTTATAAAGACGATAGGTCAGTTAATAGGCTTATTGCTATTACCCAAGGCTGGTACACCGTATCTAAAGTTGAGGAAACCCTTTTTATAAATGATTTACGCTTTGGGTTACTTAGTGTAACGCCAGGTTTTCAACAATTTGCCTTTAGCTATAAGTTGCTAGATGTCGGGGGTAGTGTTCAAATAGAAGAGGTGCCAAAAAGCAGAGAAGATGCTCAAAGACTATTTAAAGCACTTTGGCAAAGGATTCAAGGAAATTAG
- a CDS encoding DUF983 domain-containing protein has translation MSKVMNALNCKCPECKKGNIFKSNGKLPAFKVPKMNERCPNCNYKFEKETGFFFGAMYVSYSLTSAVMIASFVLFWVLLDMSPLHVFILIVLIAIATSTLNFRLSRSIWIYLFYKDPKKELS, from the coding sequence ATGAGCAAAGTAATGAACGCTTTAAATTGCAAATGTCCGGAATGTAAAAAAGGTAATATCTTTAAAAGTAATGGAAAACTACCTGCTTTCAAAGTTCCTAAAATGAATGAAAGATGCCCAAATTGCAATTACAAGTTTGAAAAAGAAACCGGTTTTTTCTTTGGGGCAATGTATGTAAGCTATTCGCTTACTTCCGCTGTAATGATTGCTAGTTTTGTGCTGTTTTGGGTCCTACTAGATATGTCCCCACTACATGTTTTTATATTAATAGTACTTATTGCAATAGCAACCAGTACACTAAATTTCAGACTATCTAGATCCATTTGGATTTACTTATTCTATAAAGATCCTAAGAAAGAACTGTCGTAG
- a CDS encoding helix-turn-helix domain-containing protein encodes MIKIPILHISQFKESTSLSEVYVNTVTDHIQLDNPLIAKPHSHNFYLCVMFTQGSGVHEIDFNSYEIKPGTVFFLRPGQTHFWKFDTSPKGYIFFHSQEFYEIQFLEHRIHSFPFFYTYQNPPVLRINSKVMGRLNQMFEEAYTEYNQTAVMRELKLTSIITGIYIEFTRLYSSSEPLENFHSSHYSKILANLDRLIDTHFYREKLPKFYAGELNITAKHLNRVVKSTINKTTGQLISDRIVLESKRLIVHKNVNMAEIADSLGFSDYAYFSRFFKSKTGITPMEFRKNYM; translated from the coding sequence ATGATAAAGATACCCATTTTACATATAAGTCAATTTAAGGAGTCAACATCGCTCAGTGAGGTGTATGTGAATACCGTTACGGATCATATTCAACTAGATAATCCTCTAATTGCAAAACCACATAGTCATAATTTTTATTTATGTGTAATGTTCACCCAAGGGAGTGGAGTCCATGAAATCGATTTCAACTCCTATGAAATTAAACCAGGGACTGTTTTTTTTCTAAGACCGGGTCAAACTCATTTTTGGAAATTTGATACCTCTCCGAAAGGTTATATTTTCTTTCATTCACAAGAGTTTTACGAGATACAGTTTTTAGAACACCGCATTCATTCTTTTCCCTTCTTTTACACCTACCAGAATCCTCCGGTACTAAGGATAAATAGTAAAGTTATGGGACGGCTTAACCAAATGTTTGAAGAGGCCTATACAGAATATAACCAAACTGCTGTAATGAGAGAATTAAAGCTCACCAGTATTATAACAGGAATCTACATTGAATTCACCCGTTTGTATTCTAGTAGTGAACCTTTAGAAAATTTCCACTCTTCTCATTATTCAAAAATATTGGCCAATTTAGATCGTTTAATTGATACTCATTTTTACAGAGAAAAGCTGCCTAAATTTTATGCAGGGGAGTTAAATATTACGGCAAAACACCTCAATAGGGTTGTGAAAAGTACCATCAATAAAACTACAGGACAATTAATTTCGGATCGAATAGTATTGGAGTCTAAACGACTAATTGTACATAAAAATGTAAATATGGCTGAAATAGCTGATTCTCTGGGTTTTTCAGATTACGCATATTTTTCTAGGTTTTTTAAATCAAAAACAGGAATTACTCCTATGGAGTTTCGAAAAAACTATATGTGA
- a CDS encoding RNA polymerase sigma-70 factor, which yields MIDEKSLLTRLKHNDDRAFEIIYNELGNGIFHYCNSRINDLFISEEIVQEVFLSLWNKRSSLEITTSLKSYLFTAAKYQILNHIRSEKVRKEYATNLANYLLINYENPTEDLIAVNDLKALIDEIVESLPKKCQLVFKMSRFENLSIQEISKEMNISTRTVENHLTKALKHIRQELEPLAFVCLLYSLAHFSNHI from the coding sequence ATGATCGATGAAAAATCACTTCTTACCCGATTAAAACACAATGATGATCGAGCATTTGAAATTATCTATAATGAATTGGGTAATGGGATTTTCCACTATTGTAACAGTAGAATAAATGATCTATTTATAAGTGAAGAAATTGTTCAAGAAGTTTTTCTATCTCTTTGGAATAAACGTTCCTCTTTAGAAATAACAACCTCATTAAAATCATATTTATTTACAGCGGCCAAATATCAGATATTAAATCATATCAGATCAGAAAAAGTAAGAAAAGAGTATGCCACTAATTTAGCTAATTATCTATTAATCAACTATGAAAACCCTACTGAAGATTTAATAGCTGTGAATGATTTAAAAGCCTTAATTGATGAAATTGTAGAATCTTTACCAAAGAAGTGTCAATTAGTATTCAAAATGAGTCGCTTCGAAAATTTAAGTATTCAAGAAATTTCAAAAGAGATGAATATCTCAACACGTACGGTAGAAAATCATCTAACGAAGGCATTAAAACACATACGACAAGAATTAGAGCCATTGGCTTTTGTGTGCTTATTGTATAGCCTAGCACATTTCTCAAATCACATATAG
- a CDS encoding FecR family protein translates to MSKFEDLIEKYQKGLLDERQSKLLDAWFDNLSEIDNEVKWPESRKEHVKLQLLAKINNDNPKKRIYPMYSRKWVSMAASIAALIVSVFFVWNYTAAIKSKSVIEMHKISSANISKVILPDGSIVWLKAYSKLSYPEQFSDTNREVKLEGEALFEVAENPKKPFVITCGELKTTVLGTSFNIRANRKDIEVNVLTGKVALSSEYSDSNMILLPNEMGVFDKGDQKITKKRSPEQTIQSIKAGTRYTMQFEDVPMELVAKEMERKYNVGIAFKNKKINNCLITADFSGQTLDMTLHMIGQVLGVSYTIDENLVLIEGNGCE, encoded by the coding sequence ATGTCAAAGTTTGAGGATTTAATTGAGAAATACCAGAAGGGTCTTTTAGACGAAAGGCAAAGCAAATTGCTTGATGCTTGGTTTGATAATTTAAGTGAGATCGACAATGAAGTAAAATGGCCAGAATCACGAAAAGAACATGTCAAACTTCAGTTGTTGGCTAAAATAAATAACGACAATCCTAAGAAAAGAATATATCCAATGTATTCTAGGAAATGGGTTTCTATGGCGGCATCTATAGCTGCACTGATTGTTTCTGTGTTTTTTGTTTGGAACTATACAGCCGCCATTAAATCAAAAAGTGTTATTGAAATGCACAAAATATCCTCTGCTAATATTTCAAAAGTAATTCTGCCAGATGGCAGTATTGTATGGTTAAAGGCATATAGTAAGCTTTCATATCCCGAACAGTTTTCGGATACGAATAGAGAAGTAAAATTGGAAGGTGAAGCTTTGTTTGAAGTGGCTGAAAACCCTAAAAAACCCTTTGTTATAACTTGTGGAGAGTTAAAAACAACTGTCTTAGGAACGAGTTTTAATATTAGGGCTAATAGGAAGGATATAGAAGTAAATGTACTGACCGGAAAAGTGGCACTATCTTCTGAGTATTCAGATTCCAATATGATTTTATTACCTAATGAAATGGGGGTGTTTGATAAAGGAGATCAAAAAATTACTAAAAAAAGGAGTCCTGAGCAGACTATTCAGTCCATTAAAGCAGGAACAAGATATACGATGCAATTCGAAGATGTTCCCATGGAATTGGTAGCTAAAGAGATGGAAAGAAAGTACAATGTTGGAATTGCATTCAAAAACAAAAAAATTAACAATTGCCTAATCACTGCAGATTTTTCGGGACAAACTCTTGATATGACCCTTCATATGATAGGTCAAGTACTTGGAGTGTCGTACACGATTGATGAAAATTTGGTGCTAATTGAAGGTAATGGATGTGAGTAA
- a CDS encoding SusC/RagA family TonB-linked outer membrane protein: MKKNLSLYRIRDIAIRKHFNQPPRILLFYFLLFTNLLMSQDLLKREITINLQNVTLKAALNEIEKKGKVSFVYSRSQLPLNQEISIDVTGESLERTLNSFLTPLHIKYEVQESNKHIVLTQQKNVNSTNSLRESNVGVAIGSDQHLNTITGKVIDKSGKPILGVTVLVKGTNVGTTTDVDGLYVVKAYDNQILEFRLIGFATKELAVSGQLSLNVVLEEDVISLDEVVVSTGYQKIPKERATGSFVIANEERLNTQVGVISIREKIQGLLPGVLVQGNSIVIRGQSTINANTQPAIIVDGFPTSLSLDDINPNDIESITVLRDAAAASIWGVRASNGVIVITTKRGDESSKPKFAYTTSLRITEMPEIGALQLANSSQYIDAELESLDRGWFNLSLPNGNIGYSRVYEIYKNRHDGIISNEEAAQQFNILRSNNSYGQTDLFFRNSMSQQHDLSVSGATKTNNYYVSLNFQENKFQSIGNNDSRIKLSIKNTYQIHPKIAISTNVNISQIQSDNNGVGVYSFVRQKPYELFVDANGDYVPVYDGMRSQQRVSDLMAMGFYDWNNNLKRDLDNSDNSTINFAPKIITGLSIDLLDGLKYSGSFMYESRRYRNEAFFNEEMYKTRDLVNRFTRITGSGLDSQLPRGPIFEYNNYNLESLTLRNQLTYSKNLNEDKHRIDAALGTEISKVKSKQEKGRYFNYDKKLLTYSAIDEKTLGEGVTGWNGSVQYLPPIWRPIFEEENRYFSYYFNGAYTYDNRFTASVSGRIDKSNLFGASANDRITPLYSIGGSWNISNERFFNSKVINSLKVRATTGENGNVDKSTSKVLVAIPMVNSYSTGEEYLTIEYPENKELKWETTRTHNFGLDMGMLNNRISLSLDYYIRNSYDLLAFSEADPSLGFSKVYRNTASVENKGFDLAVRTLLFDNDFGWNVDFNISHNKNKVTKVYMPSPTVDNYLTGGYTRQIEGYPIDYVYNYRWAGLSTDGHPQIYDNQGNVYASSDPDVTPEIDWLTYAGSTSPKFYGSLINNLRYKRLKLNTVFTYKFGHVMRLPTVYVRGNGHVLAEVDQRWRQPGDENHTDIPRMYDVLNEPYLRSQFANANDNRTKDASFVRFSSLSLVYDFANGILGKDIKMLQLQAQATNIALWTKNDRGIDPEAIDLRYGHLSLPNPSVYTLGLRVEF; the protein is encoded by the coding sequence ATGAAAAAAAACCTTTCGCTTTATCGAATTCGCGATATAGCAATTCGAAAGCATTTTAACCAACCACCACGAATATTATTATTTTATTTTCTTCTTTTTACGAATCTATTAATGTCTCAAGATCTTTTAAAGAGAGAAATTACAATAAATCTTCAAAATGTCACATTGAAAGCGGCCCTTAATGAGATTGAAAAAAAAGGGAAAGTTAGCTTTGTATACAGTAGAAGTCAACTTCCATTAAATCAAGAAATTTCAATCGATGTTACTGGGGAATCCTTAGAACGAACACTTAATAGTTTTCTTACTCCTCTTCATATTAAATATGAAGTTCAGGAGTCAAACAAACATATTGTACTAACCCAACAAAAAAATGTGAACTCTACAAATTCATTAAGGGAGTCTAACGTAGGAGTAGCCATTGGTAGTGATCAACATTTGAATACAATAACAGGTAAGGTAATTGATAAAAGTGGAAAACCTATTCTCGGAGTTACTGTACTGGTTAAAGGTACAAATGTTGGAACTACCACAGATGTTGATGGCTTATATGTTGTAAAAGCATATGATAATCAGATACTTGAATTTAGGTTGATAGGATTTGCTACAAAAGAACTGGCAGTGAGTGGACAATTATCACTAAATGTAGTTCTTGAGGAAGATGTGATTTCTTTGGATGAGGTTGTGGTAAGTACTGGTTACCAAAAAATTCCTAAGGAAAGAGCAACAGGATCCTTTGTAATTGCGAATGAAGAGAGACTTAATACCCAAGTTGGGGTTATTAGTATTAGAGAGAAAATTCAAGGGTTGCTTCCTGGCGTATTAGTTCAAGGAAATAGTATTGTAATTAGAGGACAGTCAACTATAAATGCCAATACACAACCAGCTATAATTGTTGACGGGTTTCCAACTTCACTTTCATTAGATGATATAAATCCAAATGATATTGAGAGTATTACGGTTCTTCGGGATGCAGCTGCTGCTTCTATATGGGGAGTTAGAGCTTCTAATGGTGTTATAGTAATTACAACGAAAAGAGGGGATGAATCGAGCAAACCAAAATTTGCCTACACCACCTCTTTGAGGATTACTGAGATGCCAGAAATAGGCGCCTTACAACTTGCTAATTCTAGTCAATATATCGATGCTGAATTAGAATCCTTAGATAGGGGATGGTTTAATTTATCGTTGCCAAACGGAAATATTGGGTATTCAAGAGTGTATGAGATATATAAGAACAGACATGATGGCATCATATCAAATGAAGAAGCAGCGCAGCAATTTAACATACTTCGCTCCAATAATAGTTATGGTCAAACAGATTTGTTTTTTAGAAATAGTATGTCTCAACAACATGATTTAAGTGTTTCAGGAGCAACTAAAACAAATAACTACTATGTGTCCTTAAACTTTCAAGAGAATAAGTTCCAAAGTATAGGGAACAATGACTCCCGAATTAAATTAAGTATCAAAAATACCTATCAGATTCATCCTAAGATTGCCATTAGTACAAATGTCAATATTTCACAGATACAGTCTGATAATAACGGTGTTGGTGTGTATAGTTTTGTGCGACAAAAGCCATATGAACTATTTGTGGATGCAAATGGAGATTATGTACCTGTGTATGACGGTATGCGTTCTCAACAACGAGTTTCCGATTTGATGGCAATGGGCTTTTATGATTGGAACAATAATTTGAAAAGAGATTTGGATAACAGTGATAACTCCACTATAAATTTTGCTCCGAAAATAATTACAGGTCTATCCATTGATTTATTAGATGGCCTTAAATACAGCGGTAGTTTTATGTATGAATCTAGACGCTATAGAAATGAAGCATTTTTTAATGAAGAGATGTACAAGACAAGAGATCTAGTTAATAGATTTACTAGGATAACAGGATCTGGTTTAGATTCACAACTACCTAGAGGACCTATTTTTGAGTATAATAACTATAATCTTGAATCACTTACCTTAAGAAATCAATTAACATATTCTAAAAATTTAAATGAAGATAAGCACAGAATTGATGCTGCTTTAGGGACTGAGATTTCAAAGGTTAAAAGCAAACAAGAGAAGGGCCGTTATTTTAATTATGATAAAAAATTATTAACCTATAGTGCCATTGATGAAAAGACCTTAGGAGAAGGAGTTACAGGTTGGAATGGTTCAGTTCAATACCTGCCACCGATTTGGAGACCTATTTTTGAAGAAGAAAATAGATATTTCTCTTATTATTTTAATGGAGCCTATACCTATGACAATCGATTTACAGCTTCTGTAAGTGGAAGAATAGATAAATCCAATCTATTTGGGGCTTCCGCTAATGATCGTATCACCCCTTTGTATAGTATTGGTGGTTCTTGGAATATTAGTAATGAAAGATTTTTTAACTCAAAGGTTATTAATTCTCTTAAGGTTAGAGCTACTACGGGTGAAAATGGAAACGTAGATAAAAGTACAAGTAAAGTCTTGGTAGCTATACCTATGGTCAATTCGTATTCCACAGGCGAAGAATACTTAACTATTGAATATCCAGAAAATAAGGAATTAAAATGGGAAACCACTCGGACCCATAATTTTGGACTTGATATGGGGATGTTGAATAATCGAATTTCATTAAGTCTTGATTATTACATTCGAAATAGTTATGATTTACTTGCATTTTCAGAAGCAGACCCTTCTTTAGGTTTTTCCAAGGTGTATAGAAATACTGCTAGTGTCGAAAATAAAGGCTTCGATTTGGCTGTAAGAACCCTACTATTTGATAATGACTTTGGATGGAACGTTGATTTTAATATTTCCCATAATAAGAATAAAGTTACCAAAGTCTATATGCCTAGTCCTACAGTTGATAATTACCTTACCGGTGGTTACACTCGACAGATAGAGGGCTACCCTATTGATTATGTATATAATTATAGATGGGCTGGATTGTCTACAGATGGTCATCCTCAGATATATGATAATCAAGGGAATGTTTATGCATCTAGTGATCCAGATGTGACCCCTGAAATTGACTGGTTAACATATGCGGGAAGCACTTCTCCAAAGTTCTATGGGTCTTTAATAAACAACTTGAGGTATAAAAGATTAAAATTAAATACTGTATTTACTTATAAGTTTGGGCATGTAATGCGTCTACCAACAGTGTATGTTCGTGGAAATGGACATGTCCTTGCGGAAGTAGATCAAAGATGGAGACAACCTGGGGATGAGAATCATACTGATATTCCAAGAATGTATGATGTACTCAACGAACCTTACTTAAGATCCCAATTTGCAAATGCAAATGATAACAGAACTAAAGATGCTTCATTCGTTAGGTTTAGTAGTTTAAGTCTAGTATATGATTTTGCCAATGGAATATTAGGAAAGGATATCAAAATGCTTCAATTGCAGGCTCAAGCAACTAATATAGCTCTTTGGACTAAGAATGATAGAGGAATTGACCCGGAGGCCATTGATCTGAGATATGGACATCTTAGTCTTCCTAATCCTTCTGTGTATACTCTAGGATTAAGAGTTGAATTTTAA